The sequence below is a genomic window from Acomys russatus chromosome 6, mAcoRus1.1, whole genome shotgun sequence.
GTTTTGTCTCCTGCTTCTTTTTTGGGATAAATGCAGGTTGGCAGGCTTTTAGCTTTTCTTACCAGGGCCTGCCCTCAGACCCCCAGTCTCTTAGTACCCTTTGATGCTGATTTGAAactttcccgtgtgtgtgtgtgtgtgtgtgcgtgtgtgtgtgtgtgtgtgtgtgtgtgtgtgtgtgtgtgtgtgtgttgcccgcAGAATTGAACCTAAGGCTTTACATATGTTAAGCACTAAGTTACAGCCAGCCCCCTCTTTAATacaggggctcactatgtagttcaggctagccccGAATTGATGGTCCTCTCGCTGCAGTGTTACAAATGCTGGAACTGTAGAGCTGCCCCCCAGCGTACCCTACTTTCACAGTTTGCGTAGTGGGCAGCAGTGGCGCCATTGTCAGGCAGCAAGACCTGGAGGTTACTTACCCAAATGGATCCAGTAATCGTGGCGGGGCTGAACTGAATGGATCCACTAACTGTGGCAGGGCTGAGCTGAATGTAGTTTTTGTTtgagtggaagccagaggtcaactaGGAAGTGCTGGTGGCCCACTAGCTCAGGGCTCATTGGCATCACCATCTCAGATGCTACCAATGGATACGTACTGCTGAGATGTAGGATCGTGTCCCATGAGGCTGGGGTTTAGGGATGCTCCCAGCTGGTTGGGACAGTTGGGAAGTACTGTGTAGGACCGTCGCCCTGTGTCCTGGGAACTGTGAGCTTGAGGGGAGACtcaaggggggagggagaattcTCAGGCTTCGTTTCACCAAGAGGAACACCGTGTCTCCGTGACAGGTTGAAATCCCACTTAAGGAactgttccctttcttcttcttgcctctgtcctgGAGCGTGGGGGTCACCGCGTGACATGGCTCAGGGCCAGGAGGTAGAAAGTAGGAAGTGCCACTTCattgttttacttttgaaaagGCTGCGGgcacatatttatgtgtgtgctctATGTACTTGTTTGTGTaagtggagaccagaggtcaactaGTGGATGTCCTCTTGGACGCTCtatctatttttttgagacaggttctgtcACTGAGCGtggagctcaccaattggctCACTGGCTGGTCAGTGATTTACAGCCACGTGAGAGCCTCCACTCCAGCACGGGACTGTAGACAGGTACAGCCACAGTGGCTTTTACGTGCTGCTGGGAATCCCAGTATCAGGGACTTTGCCGACTGAGCCAATTCtgccctgagagagagagagagagagagagagagagagagagagagagagagaaaatgtgtgtgtgtgtgagagagagagagggggagggagagagagagagaatgagagagagagagtgtgtgtatgtgagagtgtgtgtgacaaagagagtgtatgtgagagagagtgtgagagtgagtgtgagagtgagtgtgagagagagtgtgagagagagtgtgtagtATACGTGTAAGTTCAGTGCATCTGTGCACAAAGGCCAGATTGATAATCAAATGTCGTCTTCTGtcgctctccaccttactttctgAGACCGGATGTTCCTCTGAACCTGGGGCTCGCGGACTCAGCTGGATGTCCCTGGaatcctgcttctacctcccagcacccaggaaaccAGATAGgcattaccatgcccagctaaaaagCTGcggggaatctgaactcagagcctcatgtttgcacaggaaacacttaacccactgagccacctctcagcccCAGAATGGTCATGTCTAACAAGAAATGAGTGGCTCATCTTgggaagttggaaaaaaaaaaaaaaccagatgagTTGGGCCTGGCTGAGGGCATCTAGGGTCTCCTTGAGAGCTGGTCCTGAGTTTCCCCAAAAAGGGCAATTGGAGAGATGCTTCAAAAGAGTGAACGATGTGTGCTTAGCCTTGGGGCGTGCTGAAGGTCAAAGGTCATTTCTCTTATTAATTATATCGATGCTAGACTGATACTAGCGTGAGCCTCCTGACAGAGCATCTGGGTTGGGGGCACCTGAGTGTAGTGCTGCCTAACTGGCCTGCAAATAAGCAGGATTCAGAGAATGGACGCGAAGCAGATCCTGGATACCTGGTGTCCAGAACTCACCATTTCAGGTGACTGTGACTGTCCTGCCCTTCTAGGATCTGACTGATGAGATGTGTCCCCATCAAGGCGCTAGACGGTGACGTGTTTAGCGTGGGATGAGCTGCTGCGTTGGCACCGAAGGGCTGGCCGAAATGGGAGCCTGGCTGAACCCTAGGACGGTGGTGGTTGCAAGACGGAGAAGCCACGGCAGGGCCGAACCTAAGCAGCTGTGGAGTATGTGAGTGGCCCCTGGAGTCCTACCTGCCCTGTCCATCATGATCCAGCGGCTGTGGTCCAGCCGCCTGCTACGGCATCGGAAGGCCCAGCTCCTGCTTGTCAACCTGCTGACCTTTGGCCTGGAGGTGTGCCTGGCTGCTGGCATTACCTACGTGCCGCCCCTTCTGCTGGAAGGAGGGGTAGAAGAGAAGTTTATGACCATGGTGTTGGGTGAGTCGCTCCCCCGTCCTTTCCCCCTGCTCTAGTTAGTGTGTGCATCTGGGATGTAGGCAGCAGTTCTCTTGCCTGGGGAGTGGCTCATAAAGGGGGCAGTGCCTGGTTGGGAGGCATTACCTGCCCTCTCTTACACCTCACAGTCCTTGGGGTCAATCCATTTTACACACAAGGAAAGGGAGGCTTTGGAAAGCCTGGGTTTGTGTTATGTAACCCAGCTGCTATGTCTGCGGACCGTAGTACAATTGGGACTTCGCCTTTTCAAAGAGTGTCCTCGTCTTCATAGAGTTAGTtagctcctttctccctcttgtcCCTTTGTCCTGGCCACTGATTTGTCCTGTTTGTCCTTGCAGGCATTGGTCCAGTGCTGGGCCTGGTGTCTGTTCCACTCCTAGGCTCAGCCAGTGACCAGTGGCGTGGGCGCTATGGCCGCCGGAGGCCCTTCATCTGGGCTCTGTCCCTGGGTGTCCTGCTAAGCCTCTTTCTCATCCcgagggctggctggctggcagggctGTTGTGCCCAGACACCAGGCCCCTGGAGTTGGCCCTGCTGATCTTGGGAGTGGGGCTGCTAGACTTTTGTGGCCAGGTGTGCTTCACGCCACTAGAGGCCTTACTCTCCGACCTCTTCCGGGACCCGGACCACTGCCGCCAAGCCTTCTCTGTCTATGCCTTCATGATCAGCCTTGGGGGCTGCCTGGGCTACCTCTTGCCTGCCATTGACTGGGACACCAGCGCCCTGGCCCCATACCTGGGCACTCAGGAAGAATGCCTCTTTGGTCTTCTCACACTCATCTTTCTCACCTGCATGGCAGCCACACTGTTTGTGGCCGAGGAAGCAGTACTGGGCCCACCTGAGCCGGCAGAAGGGTTGTCGGTGCCCTCCGTGTCACGCCGCTGCTGCCCGTGCCATCTTGGCCTGGCTTTCCAGAATCTGGGTACCCTGTTTCCCCGGCTGCAGCAGCTGTGCTGCCGCATGCCTCGCACCCTACGCCGGCTCTTCGTGGCTGAGCTGTGCAGCTGGATGGCACTCATGACCTTCACACTGTTCTACACGGACTTTGTGGGAGAGGGGCTCTACCAAGGTATACCCAGAGCCGAGCCAGGCACTGAGGCCCGGAGACACTATGATGAAGGTAAGTCTTTAGCACCGGTGGAAGCTGCTGTGGTGGCAGAGGTCAGGCCAGGGTTGGGAGATGTTCACAGCCTGGGCCTTTGCTGGTGGCTGCACCCTGGAGCTCCAGCTCCCTGTCAGTAAATGAAAAAAGGACCCATCTATATGCAGCTCATGGACACAGCTGACACCCTTGTGGTCTCAGTAGGGCTTCTAGGTCTATGTGGCTCCAGTTCCATCGGGCCCTTCGCTCCCCGCTTACTTTCCAAGTAACTCGCTGTGCCTTCTAGCTCGGGCATTCCACAGAGCTGTCTTAGAGCCAGTGTGGGGCCGTCCTGTGATCCTCGCCCCTTCCTCCCTGGCACACCTTGTATCTCTGCCCTTAGCGCATCATCTTCTGCCCTAAGTCAACCCAGCCCTGGCCCCGCTCACTGATCGTGATCTGGATCCCCGTTGTTGTGGACAGGTGGGAGGGCCCCGGGGAACAGGTGCCCGTGGCCACTAGTCTCCGGCTCCCCTAGATTGTACAGGATCCTTACTTACTTCTTCCTTACCCCCAGGCATCCGAATGGGCAGCCTGGGGCTCTTCCTGCAGTGCGCCATcgccctcctcttctccctggtCATGGACAGGCTGGTGCAGAAGTTCGGCACACGGTCAGTCTATCTGGCCAGCGTGATAGCCTTTCCTGTAGCCGCCGCCGCCACCTGCCTGTCCCACAGCATCATCGTAGTGACAGCCTCAGCTGCCCTCACTGGGTTCACCTTCTCGGCCTTGCAGATCCTGCCTTACACGCTTGCCTCCCTCTACCATCGCGAGAAGCAGGTACTCCCATTGGCCAGGTACAAGGTAGGGAGTAGGGCTGAGGGTGAGGTGTCTGGCTGGAGACGTTAGAGGGGGCTTGGCTTCCTCTGGCCGCGCAGCTGGGGCCGGAGGCTACAGGCGCTGAAGGAGTGTAGATTAGATTCTAGGAACGACTTCCTGGCTTTTGAACTAGACAGCACTTGAGTGGACGATTGCAGGAAGTGCAGAGCCCCTCATTAGGAATCTCGGAGAATAAGCACACAGCGGAAGTCCTCTGTTCTGGGCTGTGTTATTGTAGCCAGAGGTGGAGTGTGGGTCCCTGGCATGTGGCTGCAGCGATTGGCAGCGGGAATAGCCTGGCCttagctgttctttcagagaggGCAACGTGATCAGTGTGTGACCTGCTCGCTGCAAAATGGAGAAggcttcctcctgcccctctttTCTAGTTTAGCTTCTAATCctcactgtgtctctctgtccccagctcacccctgcctcttcctgctttcGTTCCTCTTCCTCAGTCCCCTCAATGCATATCTGAACTGGACAGACTGACTTTGTTTACTTCAGCAATAAACTGGGGTCCGGCTCCTTCTCAGCCTACACTAGGCTAGTAGTCTGGATTGCTCGGTAATAATTTGCAggcgtgtggtgtggtgtgctggtAACGGGAACCTGGTCCCTTCCATTGGCTCTCATTGGAACTCTGTGCTGTGGCTTTCAAAGCTGCTGTCCAAAGATGAGGCTTGAGCCCCTGTGGTTAGGCCAGGACTAGCTCTCCTCTCTGTGCCGAGGGGCATGTCTGTCCCTGTGGCCTTTTCCAGTATCCAGCCTTACTTACCGGTCTCTCCTTGGGCGGCAGGTAGGAAAAGGATCTATAGAGGCCTGTCTCCATCAGCATCCGGGCACAGGCTTGGTCCTGCACACTGTCCGACTGTCCTGGGCCACTTCACTTACTAAGCTATGGGATGGCCTAATGAATTGTGGGTTTCTCTGGCGCTGCCTGAGAGCTTCCAGCTCTCTGGTGCAGCCAGCCCCATTAGCCTCCTGTGCTAGACACTGCCTGGCACAAGGACCAGTGTGGGGTAAGACCTTGTCTTGTCCTTCAGTAGGAGGCCCCAGGCCTTTGGGGCTGGCGGGGGCGGGGTCGAGGGGAGGGAGGCGGGTCAGGCAAACGTGCTCTCTAGACAGGAAGAAACTAAAAAGCCTCAGGGTCAGGCAGCTGGGCTttctggcaggggtgggggtggggtagggtgaggGTAGGGTGGGTGTCACCAAAAAggccttcctgctgcctctccCTTCTGCAGGCCCAATTTCTTGGCTCTCCCTGGCCAAAGGCCAGGGCAGTGACCTCACCTTGGGCAGTACATCTAGCCAGCCTTGAGGTAGCCTCTATGGGGCTTGGGACTTCACAAGTGCCACCTTTGGGTTTGGTTCCTCTGTTCTTCTGTGTCTCGCTTCCGTCTGCCCCCGTTCTTCATATCTTTTCTAGAGGGTTCTACACTTTTCTCTACCTGTGATCTGAGTTTGGTGATTTTTTACCTATTTATTCTAAGAAAAGCTAGGGTAGACTCAGGCTTCTATttgctccccttcccccatctaGGTTTAAGGGGTTTGCTTAGATCCACATCAAGTAGCATCTCCCCAGTTTTTGGAttgcgcccccacccccaccccgcctgaAAGCCAGTTGCCTGATTTCTTATAGCCCCTGGATTAGAGACAGTGAGGACCTGTTCTCATATCCGGGAATCCCTGCACCTGGGTGCACacctatctttgtttcttttttgcccCCACATTCAGGTGTTCCTGCCCAAATACCGAGGGGACGCTGGAGGTGGTAGCGGCGAGGACAGCCAGACGACCAGCTTCTTGCCGGGTCCTAAGCCAGGAGTGCCCTTCCCCAATGGACACGTGGGCCCTGGCAGCGGCGGGGGCAGCAACATTCTGGTGCCTCCAGCTGCTCTCTGTGGGGCCTCTGCTTGCGACGTCTCCATGCGAGTGGTAGTTGGTGAGCCTCCTGAGGCTAAGGTTGTTACTGGACGGGGCATTTGCTTGGACCTAGCCATCCTGGACAGTGCCTTCCTGCTGTCCCAGGTGGCTCCATCCCTGTTCATGGGTTCCATTGTCCAGTTGAGCCACTCTGTCACTGCCTATATGGTATCCGCTGCAGGCTTGGGTCTGGTCGCCATTTACTTTGCCACACAGGTAGTGTTTGACAAGAATGACTTGGCCAAATACTCTGTGTAGAGTGCTGTAAGGCATTGAAATGGAGGGTCTGCCTTACAGGGTCTCAGCCCTAAGggggctgcagagctggcttTCCACCCCGGGTCTGCTGCTGCCTAAGCGGTGTAGCTCTCTGCTGCCACCTTGGGGCTGCTGTCTGAAGTTCTGCAGGGATGCAAATGCAGGTCTGTACAGGTTTTAGTATACCAAGGCTTTATTCCACTTCCTGGCTGAGTCACCAGAGGAAGGATTTGGGGACCTGAACTAACTCCCCTCCAAGTCCTTTGTCCAGAGTCTCTGCCACTGTTGCTCTTGCACGGGAGTTTCTCCTGGAACCTCTCCTCCACAGGCTTCAACAAAGACAGAAGTTGGAAGGAGGGGAGCCCTAGCAGGCGAGATGAAACCCCAGCAGTCCACAGCGCTGCCTTTCTGctgagtccccccacccccacccctacctgtTTCAGGAAATGGCTCGGCTTGTTGGCTCTTGTGTTGCCATCATGGAGACATGggcctttaaatatttaatttatttatttaacaaatgagaagaaaattcaTTCCCAGCATTTTTAACGTTGTGTCTAAGAGTTGAGTAGGGTCTGATCACCCAAGAACTGGTTCCCCTAAAATAGCTGGTCAGTGTGGTACATAGTGCCAGATTCCTCTTCTAGGGTGATAGAGAACGGTCCCCAAAACTTCCCAGCCCAGTACCTTGAGCAATGTATTCATTCTAATTGAGAGCCATGAGATGTCCCTGCTAAAGGCAGGACATTGAGGGAACATGGAACGGGGCCCAAGGTCTCCACAGTATACCAAATCCCAATCTTCTCCGGACCCAGCTTGGCTTCCTGACTCCCCACTACCCCCTATGGGACTGGACCCATGAAGAGATTGCCCTTCCAGCGCTATCCACTGGCCACGTGACCTCTATAGGGGTCTTTTTGAGCCCCTAAGCACAAGTGTGGTTCCTTAGGCCCATCTCAGCCTCTGGGACGTATCTGTCACAGCCTGGGGAAATCTCACACAAACTCAGGAGTACTCCCTGACAGAGCCGAGGAGCTCTTGTCTAGGGCATTTCAGTGCTGATTGCAATaatgttatgttttatttatttagcagagtaaatattttatactgtACATGATAAATCAGAGCATAATGTTTATGGTGATGAAATTAAAAGCTTATATGTTTACTTGGTGTGTATTTGTCTTTTCTGAGCGGGAAGGAAGCCTGGTGACTCTTAGCTTTGGCAATTTCAGTTCCAATTTGCGGCCAGCAGATGGAGCCATGGGCCATCACCCAGGTACGTGCATATGGGACTCCCTGCGAcggggtttctcagtgtagccttggctgtcctggaactcacactgtaaaccaggctggcctcgatctcacggagacccacctgcctctgcctcccaagtgctgggattacaggcgccgccaccaccacctggcacaggAAGAGTCGTAAGTGCGTCAAGgtgcagttttctttttcagaagggGTCACAGAAGATGGGGCAGTCACAGCAAGGCCACTAGGAGCACAACTGGCACGTGGAGGCAGGATTTCAGCAGTGTGGTGCTGTGACGACATCCACACacccttctctccagccttgccATCTCCCTGAGCTCTCTCCAACCCTGACTGGCTCCCTGCCCTGATACCCCAGAGTGGTCAGTACAGTTAATACCCACGAAAGGGCTCGTTTGACTTTGGAAAGTGTTTTCCATGGgactggagaagatggctcaatggttaagggcacatattgtccttgcaaaggactcaagttcaagtcccagcacctttATCAGGCAGTTCAAAACCaccccccctctgccccccaacTTCctcatacaggcacacatacaaataatagtaaaatagtACAATAGTGTTCTCCATATCATCGAACTTTATTGTGAAAATTGTCAAACATCCCCAAGTAGTGTGTCTGGTATAACCGGCGCCTAGCTTCACAACTCAAACCCTGCAGTTTGTCTTCAGCTCCTTTCCaggggctatttttttttaattatatgccaGGCCATTTAATTTCCCTTGTAAAACTTTGGTATGTAGCTCTAAGAAAaggacttgggctggagagattgctcactggccaagagcccttgctgctcttccagagaatcagagttctgttctcagcatccacaagctcctgtaactccagctctgggggggggggggggtttgaccaccctcttcctgcctctgcaggcacccccatgcacacatgtgcacacacacacaatttaaaaatagaccCTTTAAATACTTGATCATAAGGCCACGTTATCCAATGAAACATAGCATAATTACTAATTACTCAGATCATGCATGCACAGCTTTCCCCAGCTGCCAAAGGAGAGGTTTTCTGACTGTTGGTTGCTGGGgcggtttgaataggaatggtcccccagaggctcatagatttgaaggCTTGGTCATCATGGActggcactacttgagagggattaggaggtggggccttgttggagaaaatatgTCCCTAGAGGTGGGGTGGCAGcagtgggaaggtgggagggagcgATTTGAAGTTTGGAAAGTGCAAGCCTGGCCCAGTGttgctctcttcttgctgccctcagatccagatgtagagcctCTGCAGCCCTGTGTCGGCCTGCATGCtgtcatgtttcccaccatgatgagaatggactaaccctctaagGACCCCTTCCCCCCCATTAAATGCCTTTCCTTTGTAAGAATCcccatggtcacagtgtctcttcacagcaatagaacaccgACCAAGAGAGGTGGTTTGAATCAGGCCCTAGTTTATAAGCATAACCTTTAGTGGCTTTGTCATCTTGTTATCTGCATTGCTGAGTGTCCccctctttttattgtttttagacTGCCTCTTATTTAAGAGCAGTGAGCTTTTCCTGCGTATTTATTGCCTGCATTTCATATTGGGCTGGCTGCTTCCTCAGAGGTGCATAAGGTggtcctctttctttttgtggtcctgggaattgaacccacggCCCTGGGTAttctgggcaagtgctctatcactgtgCTACCCTCCCAGCCTTAAGAtgctcctctcccttcccccatccacaTTACCTGCTAATAAGATAGAAGCTTGATTAGATTCAGGGTTTATTTTGGTAAGACTGTATCACAGGTGTTCCTTTCTGTAGCATCATAGGTATGTAATGTCTTGCTGCCCAAGTTAGTATTGATTAGTGGATTCAGGTAATGTCAGCTGATGTGTCTGTTAAAGAGTTTCACACCGAACTTCCATCTAAGCCATTGGTGATAGTTGGCCTAGATCTCATTTCATTAGATGGAAAATTACATACTTCAACCTCTCTTTGtatctatttctgtttctttctgtctttcactcTATCttttgctccctctctctctgtgtgtgtgtgtgtgtgtgtgtgtgtgtgtgtgtgtgtgtctgtctgtctgtctgtctgtctgtctgtctctgtctcctgagtgctaggattaaaggtgtgcaccaccgttgCCTAGTTCAAgtagggtctttcactgaacctgaatTTCATTGAACTggtatctgcctgtctccacttcccaatgctggacttacaggcacgggcagccatgtctggctttttatgtgggtgacaaggatttgaactcagaacctcatgcTTACAAAACAAGtgttcttagtcactgagccatcttcctagccctgaggggaattgtactttttttttttttttaaatgttagggCCTAAGTAAAGCTCATATTTTGCAATGGGTTCTTTCTTTAAAGTCTCATAATCCATAGCTAAtgcttctgctttcttttgttctttgaagtTTGTTAAATGAACTGGGAGGCTTGTGCTGGAGATGGCTGCATTCCTATAGtgattcatattttcatttgtttctgagacagagtctcgtgtagcccaaactggcctcaaactcagacttTGAGGTTTTTTACACTTAATAATTTTGTGTACATAGGGAAGGTATACTCTAGGACAGTCAATGGGCTTTGGCTCTGTCCCCCTGTCAttaggtcctgggaattgaactcatcaTCAGGTTTTGCAGCAGGCACCCTCACTGACTAAGCCATTTGGCCAGCCCGACCATGaacctctctctgctcctcttgaTCCTTCTTTTTCCACCTCttgagtgccaggatcacagaTGGTTGCCACCACAGCTGTTCATGCAGTCCAggggctctgtgtgtgctgagCTGCAGTCAGGGGTTCTGTGTGTGCTGAGCTGCAGTCCGggggctctgtgtgtgctgagCTGCAGTCTGggggctctgtgtgtgctgagCTGCAGTCCGggggctctgtgtgtgctgagCTGCAGTCCGggggctctgtgtgtgctgagCTGCAGTCCGggggctctgtgtgtgctgagCTGCAGTCCGggggctctgtgtgtgctgagCTGCAGTCTGggggctctgtgtgtgctgagCTGCAGTCTGggggctctgtgtgtgctgagCTGCAGTCAGggggctctgtgtgtgctgagCTGCAGTCCGGGGCTCTGGGCAGATACACTGTCAACTCAGCCACATTCTAGCCCTTTTGTGCTCTGACTGTCCTCACTCTATCTGCAAACTGGTGTTTTAAAGTTAGACTAGATGAGGTTTGGTTTGTTCTCATAAGAGCACGAAATTGCTCTCTGTATGTACCagctgagctatagccccagccgCCTCTCTTGTTGGATGTTAGTAATCACTGGCATCTTAGAATTACTGTACTCGGTGTGTTCTTTATCTGGCAAGCTTGAGACCACAAGTGTTTCTAATTTTTtcactccttttctctctctctctctctttctttctttttttagattttagaatatttggatatataaaataaagtagctTAGAGATGAGACTCAGAcctaaacagaaaatattttcatgttcccTACATTTCTTATATACCTGGGGtcattttatatcatattttcaTTGTGAGCATGTGGAATCATGTTGGTATCTGAGTTTTGTATCTAgggaactgttttttttttttttttttttttttttttttagtacacaGTCCATATTTTGCCATGATGgtaaaaggaaaagacaggaaaaaaaaaaaaacctatcctTTCTTCCTCGGGTGCCTGACTCCTTGCTTGTAGCTACtggtttattatttaaaagaacagATTTCCTAGCATCTGCTAATAAGgacaggtttttcttttcataggtTTAAACCAGTTTGTTGTACTTTGCTCCTTTTTCCAGTACAAGCTGTCTTCATTTAGGCCAGTAGGAGCCTCTTCCGATTGGTGTCATGGCCCGTAAGACACGGTCCCAAGCAGGTTTTGGATGTTTATTAGCATTCTAGCACACTCTGGCATCCACTTTCTACTCTTAGGCCTGGGATGAGATAATTCCTCTTTTCATGGGAATGGTGACTTTAGTTGCCACTGCGACCATAAATACCACTACAGGCATTGGGGATGTTTGCTATAACTAAATTGGTTGTTGCTTTAGGTCCTTTTCAGTGGACAAAGCTAAaactgcttttgtttgcttgagacagtgTATAACTATGTATccaaggctgcctttgaactcttgaccctgCTGCCTCCACTTCCGAAACTTTGAGATTACAGTGGGAGCCACCTGCatgcatgatggcacacgcctttaattctagcacccgggaggcagaggcaggtggatttctgagttcgaggacagcttggtttacacagtgagttctaggacagccaggattacacagagaacccctgtcttgaaataagCAAGCCAGCCAGCAAACAAAGAAGACTcatgtgttttcctgcatgtatatccaTCCACTACATGCCTGCTgcgccagcagaggccagaagatggtatcagatctcttggaactggagtttcagctACTTGTAAACTATTCTGCaggttctgggtatcaaacctTGGTCCTtaagaagagcagccagggatCTTATCTAAAAGTTTTTTGGTAGCATTGAAAGAATTgaacccttttctgaggaataggggaaggggaaggggcggagagggagggact
It includes:
- the Slc45a3 gene encoding solute carrier family 45 member 3; the protein is MIQRLWSSRLLRHRKAQLLLVNLLTFGLEVCLAAGITYVPPLLLEGGVEEKFMTMVLGIGPVLGLVSVPLLGSASDQWRGRYGRRRPFIWALSLGVLLSLFLIPRAGWLAGLLCPDTRPLELALLILGVGLLDFCGQVCFTPLEALLSDLFRDPDHCRQAFSVYAFMISLGGCLGYLLPAIDWDTSALAPYLGTQEECLFGLLTLIFLTCMAATLFVAEEAVLGPPEPAEGLSVPSVSRRCCPCHLGLAFQNLGTLFPRLQQLCCRMPRTLRRLFVAELCSWMALMTFTLFYTDFVGEGLYQGIPRAEPGTEARRHYDEGIRMGSLGLFLQCAIALLFSLVMDRLVQKFGTRSVYLASVIAFPVAAAATCLSHSIIVVTASAALTGFTFSALQILPYTLASLYHREKQVFLPKYRGDAGGGSGEDSQTTSFLPGPKPGVPFPNGHVGPGSGGGSNILVPPAALCGASACDVSMRVVVGEPPEAKVVTGRGICLDLAILDSAFLLSQVAPSLFMGSIVQLSHSVTAYMVSAAGLGLVAIYFATQVVFDKNDLAKYSV